One genomic segment of Lampris incognitus isolate fLamInc1 chromosome 2, fLamInc1.hap2, whole genome shotgun sequence includes these proteins:
- the LOC130128997 gene encoding transcription factor-like 5 protein translates to MSSFSAVLQTIHDGPPKEYSCDSTRVIASPSGCVTQDQGHNLGAEVSLMEMTELEYTRLQHISQTHMDAQAADSYESDAKFHPTLFGFGSLYTQPATSICDDAESVVISSSPIIQVIDLSTSNDEQAATSNASQQETVDIQELKRILVGNEGTAGEKTPTICGEVPTSVLARVKSEAIVSHAEVPASGSASSLTRSHPSARVCLEKRFNCMPCNIPKEQDTQSTVLSNFLTMLQQSTEAQEAAIPPQMQKLMRLDRTDPVELSNPFGGGMFNPITAMCGQLKALGHIPHAVEPNEHQRLIIPRNFSFSCHNPESFATKAQCISCTDPVGEQQRVKGENVPPLKHVRAQGSQNFLESKGTVGEAGITTRKKAGHPMENSQRRERHNNKERDRRRRIRQCCDELNMLVPFCNKDTDKATTLQWTTAFVKYVKEDYGDSIKREFESTFCVRTGLRLKPHATLGEAPADQEMAETEAPLAVEQ, encoded by the exons ATGTCATCATTTTCGGCAGTTCTTCAAACCATCCACGATGGACCCCCTAAAGAATATAGCTGTGACTCCACCAGGGTGATTGCGAGCCCAAGTGGATGTGTAACACAAGACCAAGGGCATAATTTGGGTGCTGAAGTTAGTTTAATGGAGATGACAGAGCTTGAATACACCCGCCTTCAACATATCAGTCAGACACACATGGACGCACAAGCTGCAGACTCATATGAGTCAGATGCCAAATTTCATCCCACTTTATTTGGCTTTGGCAGCCTTTACACCCAGCCAGCAACATCTATATGTGATGATGCTGAATCTGTGGTGATTTCGTCCTCGCCAATAATCCAGGTTATTGACCTCTCAACTTCAAATGATGAGCAGGCTGCCACATCAAATGCAAGCCAGCAGGAAACAGTGGACATCCAAGAGCTAAAAAGGATTCTTGTCGGAAACGAGGGTACCGCAGGAGAAAAAACTCCAACAATTTGTGGAGAGGTCCCCACATCTGTACTGGCCAGAGTCAAAAGTGAAGCCATTGTGAGCCATGCAGAAGTGCCTGCCAGTGGAAGTGCATCTTCGCTAACCCGATCGCACCCCTCTGCTAGGGTTTGTCTGGAGAAGAGGTTTAACTGCATGCCCTGCAACATCCCCAAAGAACAAGATACTCAGTCAACAGTTCTTAGCAA TTTTTTGACAATGCTTCAGCAGTCCACAGAGGCTCAAGAAGCAGCCATACCTCCACAAATGCAAAAGTTGATGAGATTGGATCGTACTGATCCAGTTGAGCTTTCAAACCCATTTGGAGGGGGCATGTTCAATCCAATTACTGCCATGTGTGGACAactaaag GCACTTGGGCATATTCCTCATGCAGTGGAACCCAACGAGCATCAAAGGTTGATCATTCCAAGGAACTTTTCATTCAGTTGTCACAATCCTGAGAGTTTTGCCACAAAAGCCCAGTGCATCAGTTGTACCGACCCAGTGGGGGAGCAACAGCGGGTGAAAGGGGAAA ATGTTCCTCCTCTTAAGCATGTGAGGGCCCAGGGCTCTCAGAACTTCCTTGAGTCAAAGGGAACAGTTGGAGAAGCAGGGATTACCACCAGGAAGAAAGCAGGACACCCCATGGAAAATAGCCAGCGCAGGGAGAGACACAACAATAAGGAGCGGGATCGCAG GAGGAGGATTCGTCAGTGCTGTGATGAGCTGAACATGCTCGTGCCATTCTGTAATAAAGACACAGACAAAGCCACCACCCTGCAGTGGACAACTGCCTTCGTCAAGTATGTCAAAGAAGACTATGGCGATTCGATCAAACGG GAGTTCGAGAGCACATTCTGTGTTAGGACAGGCCTCCGGCTGAAGCCCCATGCCACCCTAGGTGAGGCCCCAGCCGACCAGGAGATGGCAGAGACAGAGGCTCCCCTTGCTGTGGAGCAATAA